In Plodia interpunctella isolate USDA-ARS_2022_Savannah chromosome 4, ilPloInte3.2, whole genome shotgun sequence, the sequence ATATATTTCCCACAGTTTACCCCAAGAAATAGCATCAATAACGCCATCAAACAAGAAAGTCCCGGAATGCCGCATATACTCTGACACACCCGACTTCTTCCTGGAGAAAATGTCCCGCGTGGACACTGAGGGCTGGGACCCGATGTTGTCGCTGATGCACCAGTTCGCTGAGGTCTTCAACTTGTATGACTATATCGCTCTGGGGGCAAAAATTGCGAAGTATATGGAATCGGTGAGATTTGATCTCTTTTACTACCTCATTTATTgttaatcaatttattgtaataaagttattaaagtAAGTAACTGTATTACAATGAACTGATTTCCGTAGCTCTATCAGTGGTTAAtgtttttcatgtaaattttcaTCCCCTTTTACAGctctttgtaatttataaagtgtaacttaataaatgtatgattTACTTTCCAAGAAGAAGAAAAGCAACATtcttaatcaaaattaaattaactaagGCGTATTAATTAGCATTGAGTTTCgccttgtattttttttgcaaatcatgatacattataattatgataactaTAATCCTTGGGATCTTGaacattagtttttattttttctactcaAGTTTGTTGCTTCTTTTGATAATATCTTGATAATAGCTTCTAAAATGACACTGAAGGGCAAATTACAAAAACtcagtttagtttttttaatagaacgCACAAATACTCtatcaattttaatgttttttctgATAAGAGACAAGAAATTtccttatttattagttattactaatttatatatttgtaatagaaAAGGTTGATGATTTTTAACAAGTTGGAAAAGTACTGTTTTTGAGCTCAACGGCGTAAACGCTCTTAAGTGTTTCTCAAAAACTTGGGGAATATTCGCAGGATAGATACGCTCTCAAAAACTTGGGGAATATATGAGCAGTGTAGATACGGTGTTAGAGTAACGCTTGTGATTGTGGACGCACAGAAGCCGCGGTCGTGGACGGGCGCGGTGGCGGCGGCGTGGTGGTGCGGCGCGGGCGGCCGCGGCGCGTGCGCAGCGCGGTGCTCGGCCGCGGCGCTGTCGCTGGCGCCGCGCGCGCTCCGCACGCACGCGCTGCGTCCGCTCGCCGCTATGCTGCACTTGTGAGTACATTCCTTTTCTGTAATCAtaatctaattattttatcagaggcactttttcacataatatttaccaatgttacaaaaatacctactagcatgatttttataatacgatTTCCAAAAACTTACACagatatcctcacaaactttcgcatttatagtattaataggactagctgtttacccgcgatTTCAtcagcataattatatttttatggttaaTGCCAGAATACcaatattttgtgtgaaagcCATTGTTTGGTCATCTTTGGTCGTCTTTTTAACAttgttttcatacaaactttcaccccccgaCCAATATGATCATTCTCTACTTCATCAACATTTAAATCATAgagaatataatttgtattatctCGTTCATAATGCTTGTCAGACAACGATATGCAGCAACCAATAGCAGTCGGATTCGGCGCGTTGCAATGGACTGAAATATATTACTGCACagatatatcataataatttataagattGAATGATACACCAgtaattcttaaaataaaatgctataTTTTCAGGCATTCGAAGCTAAAAGACGGGAAAGAGATGGCGTACCTCTCTTTTTATCTACAACCAAAGCATAAAGTTGAAACATTCCTATTGGCTGTGTCACATTCATATTTGGTAAGTTTGATTTcttaaaagattatttatatattggtaTATGTATTTCACAcgtgttttttaaacaaaatttaaaaaatgagatTGAAAAATTCAGGACTCGAGCGAGAATCAAACCGTATGGTCTCGATGGCTGTGGTTCAAAGCAGTCCTAGTTCGGCAAGAACTTGGATTCGATCACATACTCGAGTCctgattttttcatctcatcatttaaatgtataaaaacataactgACCTTCCAGAAAGAGTACGAGGAAGCGGTGTGGCTGTACCGCTACACGCTGACGCTGGACCCCAAGTTTGCGCCGGCCAAGGCGTGTCTGCACGCCACCATGTGCGTGTTACTGTACGGCAACTCCAGCAATGACTGAATATAACACTTTGCTTCAGTTAGATTCGCTTTTGTGCCAGTTCGTACACCGTGTTTCGGGATTTGAGTTAAGGCGCTTGATCTATCAATTATGTAAAGTAACGAGTTTATCTATATTGTGtaacacaatataatatacttcaaGCATTTCTATTGGCTGTGGTGTGGTGTTTCtatatcaatatttcaaatagCACAAAAATCTAACATGAGTTTAAGTGTACGATAAGGTTATGTTGAATTATATTGTGTGACTATCTAGTGGTAGCCTATGTTGGACTTTGagtataactatatatatacttatccATTCCTAATTTTGTCAAAGGCGACCCAGCGTGAagagcgtgacagacagacagacttttacgtttataatattagtgtggaaGTATGGATCTGGATATGAACGTACAAAAAGGTTATATGGCTCGGTGAAAGAGTCGCTACTGGTGTgtgtataatgtaaaaaagttgatatttatttaatgataggGAAAAATTAGTGCGTTTTTATATAGAGTGCTGTATTTTAGCTTCCGCGCTAAAACTATATAGTTTCTTACTATATAATAGCTCTAAAGCGcctttttatagaaaaatagataatttatcGTTTTTTGCCCGTAACCAAATTTGTTGACGTGGTAAAACTGGTAATTAGATTTTCACTAATAAAAGGCACGGTGAAGatgtttgttgaaatttgatcTTTCAACGCCATAAAGCGCAAATTAGCGTAGGTACTTCGACGAATCTTCATAACATTCACTTTTATTCAGTATTATGACGATGTACGAACTTGTACAAAAACACATACTTACATTTGGATGTATGAAATGCATGGAAGGTGAAAATTCcctataaaaatcaaaacacaAACGTATTATTCGACATATGATATTGACAGATACGTAAATTACAACAATGTTGTTTCAAATTCCATGTTATTTCGTCCTACTAAATTCatgattacataataaataaacacataatatatacgCAATTTCATAAATACAGTAATTTGAAAATCTAAATGTTAATGTCTAAGCTTCATATCTTGAATACACAGTTAATTGGTGTCCAATTCAGTATAATAatcttacataattatttatcccTTTCCAACcggagatttttattttagaaaactaTTTGTATATGTGCTTTACTATATTAATATGACTCTAAGGAAGccctaaaaaataataaaaaaaattgtgaaccCTTACCTTCCTGGAAAAAGGGCCCGTACGATTGTGAGCATcaggaaatatttacaatgcgCACGATCGTGAGGCTGTGCATGAAAATACATTGTTCTAgggaaaattaaagaaaatggatagaaaagtaatatttttattaaactttagaCAGTCTTTAGCCATAACAGTCTTAtttgtttcttaaaataaaaggtaacaattgaaaaaaaaacctaaaaaaatattctttacttCTTAGTTAACTTAACATTTTGAGATCATATTAAAGCGTATTGTCTCATAATACTTTGagcttaattatttattaagtttaattattaattttttaaatggtaaTTCTTAAAACAATCTTTACCTCTTGAGAGGCAGAGGTAAACATCACATTTAACACAGCGTATTTTACTTCGTGACACACAGTTTTCCATTCGACAGGTCCGTGGGGCCCGAATATCATCAAACATCGGTAAATGATCATAGCCATCATAGCGTTTTGCTTCAGATGGCTTTGAAGGCATATACTTCCTTTTTACAGGCGGTTGGTCTTCAGCCAGATCCTCGTCGTTTTCAGCGTCATTGTGTCGTCGCCTATTTATTGGTGTTAGAAGTAAAGAATCAGCTAAAGCCATTTTGAAATCTAAAAGATccattatcttttttttaggTAAATTTGCAGCTTcacaatcaattttatattgacgCCACGAATTTACTACCGCCAAATCCAAAAAGtgtataattacttttagcgtccatttattagttttaataaatgttcgGTAATATTCCATCATTTGGTCCAGAATATCTACACCCCCCATATAACTATTGTAGTTTGTCACAATCTTAGGAGCAGTGACATCGATATAAGATCTAGTTTGTTTGTCCCATCTTTTTACTATTTCAACATGTTCGTTTCCAGTACAATTCGACACTAAAAGGACAGATTTGTTATCTTTCCATTTTACTAATGCTACCGGATCTCTGCAAAACAGCTGGCTTTCTCCACGAGTCATATCTTTATCCTTCATAAATTTGATTGAAGTTCGCCCTGGAATACGATTCAACATTATGGTACCAGTACCGTGCAAATTATTACGTTCCAATTCTTCAATCAAAGGAACAGTTGTAAAAAATCTGTCATGATAAATACAGCTTCCTGGTGGTATTGTTTTAGCCAAATGAAGAACTACAGAGGGACCTAGACCCAGGTTGGTATTGCCAAACATTGTTTTGGCACCTCTGTATATTTCAAAGTCAACCATGAGACCTTCACTTGTAGTTGCTACAAAATTTTTCAATCCCACGGGTCTGGGTTTATTCTTCACAACTTGCCTTACAGGACAACGTCCAGTGAAAGGGATCATCTGCTCATCTATACTATAAAAGCCAGGCACCCTTTCAAGCTTGTAACATGCACGTAGAATACAATCAATGACGGGTTGTACTTTCCAGAGCGGGTTAGGCAGTTCGTTTTCTTTTAGCGGTGGTGGAGTGTCAGTATCAACAACATGCAAGGCATTACGAAGCTGCAAGAAACGATCTCTACTCATACTGTCTGCGATCAGTGGCAATCTGACGTTGAGTTTCCAATACATGGGTAAACGGGGATATGGTATAACTCCCATAATGAGATGTATACCCAACAGACTAGCTATTTCTTGAGCATTAGTTTTAAGTTCTTGTCCTGTTTTGCgcatataatattgatttgtgCATGTAGATGCCATTTCAAAAAAGtcatgattaaaataattctcaaAATAATGTTGTGGCAATTGAACAGGACCAGAAGGTGGCTGTGAGTACTCGTGAGATTTATCACAGAATGGTACTTGCCTCCATATTCCAGACCGTCCCGATGACACTATTGCTTCTGGACGAGGTACAGTTGGTGTAGTCTGGGATGATGATGAAGATTGCTGACTTGCTGGTGGCTGCTGAAAGATGGAATAACTAGAGCTTGGATCATTATTAAGCTCTTCCAAAGAATCCTGACTTTGGTTATCCAAGATGTCtccaaaaatatttggatCAAAGACATCATCATTCAGTTCATCAATATCGGACTCATTTCCGTCTTGTAATATATTGAGGATATCTTCATCACGAAGAACTGTAcctaaaaaaagtaaaattaaacatataaatataaataaacagtgaAATATAGATACATGAATTTCGGCaaatatttcacataaatGTACACTTGCCACCGGATCGTTACGAACGTGACGATCAAAGTTTGTCTCTCTCcaacacatttattttcagtagtTATGAGTTGAAAACTATATTCATAAATCAAGTAACTCTTAATAATGTAAAACCAATTAAAactattctaaaattaaaacaattagtaggaataataagtacttacgtGACCGACCTCCGCACCCAAAATACGCAGCCATCTTCGACTCTGACTAGCTCACCACTGTCCGGTCGCAACTTGTTTCGGTAGGCATTTAATTGACGCTAGGTAGCCGCACGATCGAGCGATGCCGGTGTCGTTCAcaaaaacgtaatattttagcgccaggatttttttttctcgatGCTCACGCTCGGTTAGAGCCGGTTGGAAAGGGTTATTACTGCTATGTATGGCGCATCACATACcgtaacatttaaatatattgctaCAATTATATAAGCCTTgcactaatatatttattctaatgtTTATGCGAAAAGCATAATGGTTCACATGgtcattaaaacattattttaaataaacttatctgTTATAACGTCCCTATTGGACGTTATAAcagataagtttatttaaaatttgacgcgtttttaaaatattattatgcagTTCATGAATTTATATACGCAAGGACGAAGTTTTGTTTTTGCGTTACACTCGTAATACGTATTATATGGTTTTGCGCACGAATCAAATGATTTTTCgtgacacacacacacacacaccgaGAGATGCCCGTTGCATCTCTTTTTATCATACTGTAAAATGCTACAACGGCTTTACAATTTCGATATGTGATGCGCccaacatatatttaatacatatataatggATTAAGAGTATATACATTCATCGGTACTTGCGTAGGTAAATAAGGATTGTGATAGtacaataattatgtacattaaCATTTCCTACTCTGTGGAAAAAGGATATTTAACGAGGTCGTTGTTGACAATTTGTTATGTTGCATTTAAGATATTGATTTAGGTATTAGTTTTGTTAACGTTCCGCCTTTTTGAATGAGAGTAAATGATTTTAGTTACAATTAAGATGGTTAAACTGAACAAATTCGTGAccaaaaacttaatttaggaagctaataataatgatataaagGTCCGGGTCCTAATGGACTCGTGGCTAATATAATATGGCTTTGTAGAAAACATTTGAATCATGAAGCATTGGTTGAAgaaaagacaaagaaaacaatagaCAAGGGGTTAGCGCAGCCACTTGAgacagaacatatttttttcgtgatgagggacaaaatatattaacgcTATCTCCTATTTTCCTTCGTATATTCCTAAGCGGTAATCTTTCTTGTATAAGTAAAATGGCAATGACGTCTatgttttctctgtctacagtttgaagttttcattttttcgAAACATTCAATAAGCGAAATCCACTACAAGTAttgattttatgtatttataaattaagtaccaCAATATTATAAGGGCATGAAAAgactttgttattttagtaataagtCTTTTCTCATTATTAATGTCTTATGCTGATGTGTAGATTGGCGCTAAACATATAGTTTTACAATACTAAGTTATCATGTCTGGCATTcctgtattgtttttttgctcaaattaataat encodes:
- the LOC128669563 gene encoding piggyBac transposable element-derived protein 3-like, producing the protein MAAYFGCGGRSRTVLRDEDILNILQDGNESDIDELNDDVFDPNIFGDILDNQSQDSLEELNNDPSSSYSIFQQPPASQQSSSSSQTTPTVPRPEAIVSSGRSGIWRQVPFCDKSHEYSQPPSGPVQLPQHYFENYFNHDFFEMASTCTNQYYMRKTGQELKTNAQEIASLLGIHLIMGVIPYPRLPMYWKLNVRLPLIADSMSRDRFLQLRNALHVVDTDTPPPLKENELPNPLWKVQPVIDCILRACYKLERVPGFYSIDEQMIPFTGRCPVRQVVKNKPRPVGLKNFVATTSEGLMVDFEIYRGAKTMFGNTNLGLGPSVVLHLAKTIPPGSCIYHDRFFTTVPLIEELERNNLHGTGTIMLNRIPGRTSIKFMKDKDMTRGESQLFCRDPVALVKWKDNKSVLLVSNCTGNEHVEIVKRWDKQTRSYIDVTAPKIVTNYNSYMGGVDILDQMMEYYRTFIKTNKWTLKVIIHFLDLAVVNSWRQYKIDCEAANLPKKKIMDLLDFKMALADSLLLTPINRRRHNDAENDEDLAEDQPPVKRKYMPSKPSEAKRYDGYDHLPMFDDIRAPRTCRMENCVSRSKIRCVKCDVYLCLSRGKDCFKNYHLKN